A single Cucumis melo cultivar AY chromosome 4, USDA_Cmelo_AY_1.0, whole genome shotgun sequence DNA region contains:
- the LOC127148949 gene encoding uncharacterized protein LOC127148949 gives MGSKEKSSMEGAENVNDLKDLSNDLESEKDVEDVVELNEDIKVNIVKDDEEVEGVTLDKMKVGTPCKLAFEMKDHVVSWGTIIDSVVEGDNVKVVVDVVVDGDCAIPIPSEQGMYKMSAEVGSHILWPRDLVITNNIKMDYGEFTKDMSTFAPTPIQNALVALRFLLRMVEHMGSAIQITTPYDVFGVRRKCCIMIELLKDFTYMRPIATACLDAYIIYLYTLMESSRTLNLYKFVDAGSISCGSSKEERAQLLTARLLGTDYDQLLLIPYNFGNHWTLVAINLTKDAAFWIDPLKNRIDLDVTEVVERSFNIMNKKKSNWRVVKCAKKSGVVECGYYVMRFMRDIIMSTNERFTPCLTQDDIDCIRSE, from the exons ATGggttctaaagaaaaatcatccatGGAAGGGGCTGAAAATGTGAATGATTTGAAAGATCTATCAAATGATTTAGAATCAGAAAAAGACGTAGAGGATGTTGTTGAATTGAATGAAGACATAAAG GTCAACATAGTGAAGGACGATGAGGAGGTGGAAGGTGTGACGTTAGATAAAATGAAG GTTGGAACCCCATGCAAGTTGGcgtttgaaatgaaagatcatGTCGTTTCATGGGGGACCATAATTGATTCAGTTGTAGAAGGGGACAATGTTAAAGTGGTAGTAGATGTCGTGGTGGATGGAGATTGTGCAATTCCCATTCCATCTGAGCAAGGGATGTACAAAATGTCCGCGGAAGTTGGTTCACACATATTGTGGCCACGTGATCTTGTCATTACTAACAATATAAAG ATGGACTATGGGGAATTTACTAAGGATATGAGCACATTCGCACCAACACCAATTCAAAATGCTCTAGTTGCATTACGGTTCTTACTACGAATGGTTGAACATATGGGGTCAGCAATTCAAATCACCACACCATATGACGTATTTGGGGTTCGAAGAAAATGTTGCATAATGATAGAGTTGTTGAAGGATTTCACATATATGCGACCAATAGCTACCGCTTGCCTTGATGCGTACATAAT ATATCTATACACACTTATGGAATCATCAAGAACTTTGAATCTATACAAGTTTGTTGATGCCGGGTCGATTAGTTGTGGGAGTTCTAAAGAAGAACGAGCCCAATTGTTGACAGCACGATTACTTGGAACAGATTACGATCAACTCTTACTGATTCCTTACAATTTCGG GAATCATTGGACATTGGTTGCAATAAACCTTACGAAGGATGCTGCCTTTTGGATAGACCCTTTGAAAAACCGTATTGACCTAGATGTAACCGAAGTAGTTGAAAG GTCGTTCAACATaatgaacaagaaaaaatcaaattggAGGGTCGTGAAG TGTGCTAAGAAATCAGGAGTAGTAGAATGTGGTTATTACGTGATGCGGTTCATGCGTGACATCATAATGTCAACGA ATGAAAGATTCACCCCATGCTTAACACAGGATGACATTGATTGTATAAGGTCTGAATGA